A single region of the Rhizobium sp. NLR16a genome encodes:
- a CDS encoding uracil-DNA glycosylase family protein, giving the protein MTDEAELETLRREIAACRICRDTPAKGPEHRLPHEPRPVAVISSSARILIAGQAPGLRVHESGLPFDDASGDRLRSWLGVDRASFYDRARFAIVPMGFCFPGYDDKGADLPPRRECAPVWRQRVIAAMPQIELVLVIGQYAQSWHMADDRRGNMSETVRAWRDSLLSGRSPAVLPLPHPSWRNSGWLKRNSWFEQELLPILRERVKTLLS; this is encoded by the coding sequence ATGACCGACGAAGCTGAGCTGGAAACTCTGCGGCGGGAAATTGCGGCCTGTCGCATCTGTCGCGATACCCCGGCGAAAGGTCCTGAGCACCGGCTGCCGCACGAACCCAGACCGGTGGCGGTGATCTCTTCGAGCGCGCGCATCCTGATCGCCGGGCAGGCGCCCGGCCTTCGGGTGCATGAGAGCGGTCTGCCGTTCGACGATGCATCGGGCGACCGGTTGCGATCATGGCTCGGCGTTGACAGAGCAAGCTTTTACGACCGCGCCCGGTTCGCCATTGTGCCGATGGGCTTCTGCTTTCCCGGCTACGACGACAAAGGCGCGGACCTGCCTCCACGCCGTGAATGCGCTCCGGTCTGGCGGCAAAGGGTGATTGCGGCAATGCCGCAGATCGAGCTGGTGCTGGTCATCGGCCAGTATGCGCAGTCCTGGCATATGGCTGACGACAGGCGAGGCAATATGAGCGAGACGGTGCGAGCGTGGCGCGACAGTCTGCTGTCTGGCCGGTCGCCGGCGGTGCTGCCGTTGCCGCATCCGAGCTGGCGCAACAGCGGCTGGCTGAAACGCAATTCCTGGTTCGAGCAAGAATTGCTTCCTATCCTGCGGGAGCGGGTGAAAACGCTGCTTTCCTGA
- a CDS encoding HAMP domain-containing sensor histidine kinase, with product MSTGVSTSTDKIIVDRSRSHRNKAVSKAVRQTRERLQSGHASNSAFDRDVLKMYIASMLQGATIMPLFVVIITALGVYFTEDTQLLFWALLTLSCHTGNILLARRARRQEITSESARKWRRLLLAGHFLVGCCWAVFALQGCDACEPSSFILYKGATLLIALSVTAMSNFMLTPAVLVAFAPAVLALGAKSGLSRDLLEISLTGLFTTTLVFFNYISDRLFKSNLRILSYQSEKDDLIAELEVAKSMSDEARRRAEEANLAKSRFLASMSHELRTPLNAILGFSEVMSAEVMGPLANPTYKEYAGDIHRSGQHLLDLINEILDLSRIEAGKYELSEEAISLLDITEDCIGMVQLRARAKNIAISDQFERQLPAIWADEKSMRQVVLNLLSNAVKFTPQGGEIHVKVGWTAGGGQYISIKDNGPGIPEEEIPVVLSAFGQGSIAIKSAEQGTGLGLPIVQAILAKHDGQFLLKSRLREGTEVIAILPAKRVLQSLPAVEEAQAVTRKRKSFA from the coding sequence ATGAGTACCGGCGTAAGCACATCGACCGACAAGATTATCGTCGACAGGTCGCGCAGCCACCGCAACAAGGCCGTTTCCAAGGCCGTGCGGCAAACGCGCGAACGCCTGCAGTCCGGTCATGCGTCCAATTCCGCCTTCGACCGTGACGTACTCAAGATGTATATAGCGTCGATGCTGCAGGGCGCGACGATCATGCCGCTCTTCGTCGTCATCATCACCGCCCTTGGCGTCTATTTCACTGAAGATACCCAATTGCTCTTCTGGGCGCTGCTGACGCTCAGCTGTCACACCGGCAACATCCTGCTCGCCCGGCGCGCGCGCCGACAGGAGATCACCTCCGAGAGCGCCCGCAAATGGCGCCGCCTGCTGCTCGCCGGCCATTTCCTGGTCGGCTGCTGCTGGGCCGTCTTCGCGCTGCAGGGCTGCGACGCCTGCGAGCCGTCGAGCTTCATTCTCTATAAGGGCGCAACATTGCTGATTGCGCTTTCCGTCACGGCGATGTCGAACTTCATGCTGACGCCGGCCGTACTGGTCGCTTTCGCGCCAGCGGTCCTGGCGCTTGGCGCCAAGAGCGGCCTGTCGCGCGACCTCCTCGAAATCAGTCTGACCGGGCTTTTCACCACCACCCTCGTCTTCTTCAACTATATCAGCGACCGGCTCTTCAAATCGAACCTTAGGATCCTCTCCTACCAGTCGGAGAAGGACGACCTGATCGCCGAGCTGGAAGTGGCGAAATCAATGTCAGATGAGGCGCGCCGCCGCGCCGAAGAGGCAAACCTCGCCAAGTCCCGCTTCCTTGCCTCCATGTCGCACGAGCTCAGGACTCCGCTCAATGCCATCCTCGGCTTCTCCGAGGTGATGTCGGCCGAAGTCATGGGACCACTCGCCAATCCGACCTACAAGGAATATGCCGGTGATATCCATCGCTCCGGCCAGCATCTGCTCGATCTCATCAACGAAATCCTCGACCTGTCGCGCATCGAGGCCGGCAAATACGAACTGAGCGAGGAAGCGATCTCGTTGCTCGATATCACCGAGGATTGCATCGGCATGGTCCAGCTGCGCGCCCGCGCCAAGAACATTGCCATTTCGGATCAATTCGAGCGGCAGTTGCCGGCTATCTGGGCCGACGAGAAGTCGATGCGCCAGGTGGTGCTCAACCTACTCTCCAATGCCGTCAAATTCACGCCGCAGGGCGGCGAAATCCACGTCAAGGTAGGCTGGACGGCCGGCGGCGGACAATACATCTCGATCAAGGACAACGGCCCCGGCATTCCCGAAGAAGAGATTCCCGTCGTCCTCTCGGCCTTCGGCCAGGGCTCGATCGCCATCAAGAGCGCCGAACAAGGCACCGGCCTCGGCCTGCCGATCGTTCAGGCGATACTTGCCAAGCATGACGGACAGTTCCTGCTGAAATCGAGGCTGCGTGAAGGCACCGAGGTCATCGCCATCCTGCCCGCCAAGCGCGTGCTCCAGAGCCTGCCGGCCGTCGAAGAGGCTCAGGCTGTCACGCGCAAGCGCAAGAGTTTTGCCTAA
- a CDS encoding adenosylcobinamide-GDP ribazoletransferase, translating to MKIKDYAVDTARAVAFLSRLPMPPALFKGYDGSLGRLVRAFPLAGLIIGFFPALALLLLSGSRADPLMAALLALSVQALATGALHEDGLADTADGIGGGRSREQSLIIMKDSRIGTYGAIALILSFALRAAALAAIVRQSSPLAAALAVAAVAALSRGAIAWHWQRLPPAKADGVAASTGQPNEAAMHFALVSAGLLAALLIWPAFGLRPLVASLLATGFAGFAFTAIIRRRLAGHTGDTLGATQQICEIAILCALAAAL from the coding sequence ATGAAGATCAAGGATTATGCGGTCGATACCGCCCGCGCCGTCGCCTTTCTGAGCCGCCTTCCGATGCCGCCAGCCCTGTTCAAAGGCTATGACGGCAGCCTCGGCCGCCTGGTGCGCGCCTTTCCCCTCGCGGGCCTGATCATTGGCTTCTTCCCGGCGCTCGCCCTCTTGCTTCTTTCAGGCTCGCGCGCCGACCCGCTGATGGCGGCGCTGCTCGCGCTTTCCGTCCAGGCTCTTGCCACCGGCGCGCTGCACGAAGACGGCTTGGCCGATACGGCCGACGGTATCGGCGGCGGCAGGAGCCGCGAACAGAGCCTCATCATCATGAAGGACAGCCGGATCGGCACCTATGGCGCGATAGCGCTGATTCTTTCCTTCGCGCTCCGTGCGGCCGCACTCGCCGCCATTGTCCGCCAGTCCTCGCCACTCGCTGCAGCGCTTGCCGTTGCCGCCGTCGCAGCGCTCAGCCGTGGCGCTATCGCCTGGCATTGGCAACGGCTGCCGCCGGCAAAGGCCGATGGCGTGGCCGCCTCGACCGGCCAGCCGAATGAGGCGGCGATGCATTTTGCGCTCGTCTCGGCCGGTCTGCTTGCGGCACTTCTGATCTGGCCGGCATTCGGCCTGCGACCGCTCGTCGCCAGCTTGCTCGCCACCGGTTTCGCAGGATTCGCCTTCACCGCCATCATCCGCCGCAGGCTTGCCGGCCACACCGGCGATACGCTGGGCGCGACACAGCAGATTTGCGAAATAGCCATCCTTTGCGCCCTTGCCGCAGCTCTTTGA
- a CDS encoding SRPBCC family protein, giving the protein MTIRSAEHATFVIERRLTAPVARVFRAWSTPESKRQWFACHGEWVPIKYALDFRPGGTERNYTADTEGLLHAYDAHYIDIVPDTRIIYAYEMKLGESRISASLVTVAFDTEASGTRMVFTEQVVFLDGYADNGARLQGTEIGLTNLELFLEREASPIH; this is encoded by the coding sequence ATGACGATACGATCTGCCGAACATGCCACCTTCGTCATAGAACGCCGCCTGACGGCACCCGTCGCCCGGGTCTTCCGCGCCTGGTCGACGCCGGAGTCCAAGCGGCAATGGTTTGCCTGCCACGGCGAATGGGTACCCATAAAATACGCGCTCGATTTCAGGCCGGGCGGTACAGAGAGGAACTATACCGCCGACACCGAGGGGCTTCTGCACGCCTATGACGCCCACTACATCGATATCGTCCCGGATACTCGCATCATCTATGCCTATGAGATGAAGCTCGGGGAAAGCCGCATCTCAGCCTCGCTCGTCACCGTCGCCTTCGACACCGAAGCCAGCGGAACCAGAATGGTCTTCACCGAGCAAGTGGTTTTCCTCGACGGCTACGCCGACAACGGCGCCCGCCTTCAGGGCACAGAAATCGGCCTCACCAATCTCGAACTCTTTCTCGAACGCGAGGCAAGCCCAATTCACTAA
- a CDS encoding DUF1801 domain-containing protein encodes MAGKTSQGAEKVMKETAKPAVAAPKLLSGGNPQIPKGYGDAPVQAYIAAMPDWKSEIGRRLDALISRTVPGVCKAVKWNSPFYGMEGQGWFLGVHCYASYVKVAFFKGASLHPLPPGESKQKEVRYLDIREDDPFDEAQIASWVEQASRLPGERV; translated from the coding sequence ATGGCGGGCAAAACGTCGCAGGGTGCGGAGAAAGTCATGAAAGAGACTGCCAAACCGGCGGTCGCCGCGCCGAAGCTTCTGTCGGGCGGCAACCCGCAAATCCCCAAGGGTTACGGCGATGCGCCCGTGCAAGCCTATATCGCCGCCATGCCGGACTGGAAAAGTGAGATCGGGCGTCGCCTCGATGCGCTGATCAGCAGAACCGTGCCCGGCGTCTGCAAGGCGGTCAAGTGGAACTCGCCCTTTTACGGCATGGAAGGGCAAGGTTGGTTCCTCGGCGTCCATTGCTACGCCAGCTATGTCAAGGTGGCTTTCTTCAAGGGTGCGTCGCTGCATCCCCTACCGCCAGGCGAGTCCAAGCAGAAAGAGGTGCGCTACCTCGACATACGCGAGGACGACCCTTTCGACGAGGCGCAGATCGCCTCCTGGGTAGAGCAGGCGAGCCGTTTGCCGGGCGAACGGGTGTGA
- the cobT gene encoding nicotinate-nucleotide--dimethylbenzimidazole phosphoribosyltransferase, translated as MSVSGLPFDDFRTLLRDLPGPDARALVTARERDAQLTKPPGALGRLEEIAFWLAAWTGRQPAVNRPLVAIFAGNHGVTRQGITPFPPAVTQQMVENFAAGGAAINQICVAYDLGLKVFDLALDYPTGDITEEAALSERDCAATMAFGMEAIAGGTDLLCIGEMGIGNTTIAAAINYALYGGSARDWVGPGTGSEGEMLERKIAAVEKAVELHSDHLDDPLEIMRRLGGREIAAMAGAILAARMERIPVLIDGYVATAAAAILRAANPSALDHCLIGHVSSEPGHLRAIEMLGKTPLLALGMRLGEGTGAALAAGIVKAAAACHSGMATFAQAGVSNKH; from the coding sequence ATGAGCGTTTCAGGCCTGCCCTTCGACGATTTCCGTACCCTGCTCCGGGACCTGCCTGGGCCGGATGCCCGCGCACTGGTGACCGCACGCGAACGCGACGCGCAGCTGACCAAGCCGCCGGGCGCGCTCGGACGGCTTGAGGAGATTGCCTTCTGGCTTGCCGCCTGGACAGGTCGTCAACCTGCCGTCAACCGGCCGCTGGTGGCGATCTTCGCCGGCAATCACGGCGTCACCAGACAGGGCATCACACCCTTTCCGCCCGCGGTGACGCAGCAGATGGTCGAGAATTTTGCAGCAGGGGGAGCTGCGATCAACCAGATCTGCGTGGCCTATGATCTCGGGCTGAAAGTTTTCGATCTCGCGCTCGATTACCCCACGGGCGACATCACCGAGGAGGCGGCGCTTTCCGAGCGCGACTGCGCCGCGACCATGGCCTTCGGCATGGAGGCGATCGCCGGCGGCACCGACCTGCTCTGCATCGGCGAGATGGGAATCGGCAACACGACGATTGCGGCGGCGATCAACTATGCGCTCTACGGCGGGTCGGCGCGCGACTGGGTCGGACCCGGCACCGGTTCGGAAGGCGAGATGCTGGAGCGCAAGATCGCGGCGGTGGAAAAGGCGGTGGAACTGCATAGCGACCATCTCGACGATCCCCTGGAGATCATGCGCCGGCTTGGCGGCCGCGAGATCGCGGCGATGGCCGGTGCCATCCTTGCCGCCCGGATGGAGCGCATCCCGGTGCTGATCGACGGTTATGTCGCGACTGCCGCGGCGGCGATTCTGAGAGCCGCCAACCCCTCCGCGCTCGATCATTGCCTGATCGGCCATGTCTCCAGCGAGCCCGGCCACCTGCGCGCAATCGAGATGCTCGGCAAGACGCCGCTTCTGGCGCTCGGCATGCGGCTTGGCGAAGGCACTGGTGCGGCGCTTGCCGCCGGCATCGTCAAGGCCGCCGCTGCCTGCCATTCCGGCATGGCGACGTTTGCCCAGGCAGGCGTGAGCAACAAGCATTAA
- a CDS encoding DUF1801 domain-containing protein: MKKTTATMKKIDSEEGTGQASPSQLIDARIEELKDWRGDVLARVRALIKQAEPEVVEEWKWRGVPVWEHAGIICTGETYKSVVKLTFAKGASLEDPKSLFNSSLDGNTRRAIDLHEGDEIDEEALKALIRAAAALNASVRAAGSRKKSSSV; encoded by the coding sequence ATGAAGAAGACGACGGCCACCATGAAGAAAATCGATTCCGAGGAAGGGACCGGGCAAGCCTCTCCCTCTCAACTGATTGATGCGAGGATCGAGGAACTCAAGGATTGGCGCGGCGACGTGCTCGCGCGGGTCCGCGCGCTCATCAAGCAGGCCGAGCCCGAAGTGGTCGAGGAATGGAAATGGCGAGGCGTTCCGGTGTGGGAGCACGCCGGCATCATCTGCACCGGTGAGACCTATAAGAGCGTGGTCAAGCTTACCTTCGCCAAGGGAGCCTCGCTTGAGGATCCGAAAAGCCTTTTCAACTCCAGTCTCGACGGCAACACCCGGCGGGCCATCGACCTTCATGAAGGCGACGAGATCGACGAGGAGGCGCTGAAGGCGCTCATTCGAGCCGCCGCGGCGCTAAATGCGTCGGTGCGGGCGGCCGGTTCGCGGAAGAAATCAAGCAGCGTGTGA
- a CDS encoding SRPBCC domain-containing protein has protein sequence MTDISTETRSVVIEREMPFPAEKIWRALTQPHLIQEWLMKSDFRPVVDHHFNFNADWGAVDCRVLEVEPHKTLAYSWGAYGLETVVTWTLTPTGAGTHLRMEQSGFRADQRQAYGGARSGWPQFFDKLEQVLTRVD, from the coding sequence ATGACAGACATATCGACCGAAACGCGTTCCGTCGTCATCGAGCGGGAAATGCCTTTTCCAGCGGAAAAGATCTGGCGGGCGCTGACCCAGCCGCACCTGATCCAAGAGTGGTTGATGAAAAGCGACTTCAGGCCGGTCGTCGACCATCACTTCAACTTCAACGCCGATTGGGGCGCCGTCGACTGCCGAGTTCTGGAAGTCGAACCACACAAGACCCTCGCTTACAGCTGGGGCGCCTATGGCCTCGAAACCGTCGTGACCTGGACGCTCACCCCAACGGGCGCGGGTACGCATCTGCGAATGGAGCAGTCGGGTTTTCGGGCGGATCAGCGGCAGGCCTATGGCGGCGCCAGGAGCGGGTGGCCGCAATTCTTCGACAAGCTGGAACAGGTGTTGACGCGGGTTGACTAA
- a CDS encoding metalloregulator ArsR/SmtB family transcription factor: MSNVQDVLFRTLADPTRRALFERLCREGEKTVGALTAQAGVSQPVVSKHLGLLKQAGLVRDRHEGRQTHYSAQLGALAPLVDWTSEMAGFWQSRFNALEDLLKRMDQ, encoded by the coding sequence ATGTCGAACGTTCAGGACGTGCTCTTCAGGACGCTTGCGGATCCCACCCGGCGCGCGCTTTTCGAGCGGCTGTGCCGGGAAGGGGAGAAGACGGTCGGGGCGTTGACGGCGCAGGCCGGGGTCTCGCAGCCGGTCGTTTCGAAGCATCTCGGGCTGCTGAAGCAAGCCGGCCTGGTGCGCGACCGTCATGAAGGGCGGCAGACGCATTATAGCGCGCAGCTCGGAGCGCTTGCGCCGCTCGTCGACTGGACGAGCGAGATGGCCGGCTTCTGGCAAAGCCGCTTCAATGCGCTCGAAGATTTGTTGAAGAGGATGGATCAATGA
- a CDS encoding thermonuclease family protein, which produces MTRGLRLIRDGVTAFAMLVLLALIAAKINDRATIKRAGAFHAADGDSLTLGGERFRLEGIDAPELSQSCERAGKAWACGRVAREALQEMVLASGTLCQGDRRDRYDRLLVVCRNATGGDINAGMVRRGMAVSYGGYGKEEIEAKRAKAGLWAGTFERPRDVRDHARHESGSGDALRFIGRIVGWE; this is translated from the coding sequence GTGACACGTGGCCTGCGCCTGATTCGTGACGGCGTGACCGCTTTTGCCATGCTGGTGCTCCTGGCGCTGATTGCTGCCAAGATCAACGACAGAGCAACAATCAAGCGTGCAGGCGCCTTTCATGCTGCCGATGGCGACAGTCTGACATTGGGCGGAGAGCGCTTCCGCCTCGAAGGCATTGACGCGCCCGAGCTTAGCCAGAGCTGCGAACGGGCGGGAAAGGCCTGGGCTTGCGGGCGCGTGGCGCGGGAGGCGCTGCAGGAGATGGTGCTGGCATCGGGAACGCTTTGCCAGGGCGACCGGCGCGACCGCTACGACAGGCTGCTTGTCGTCTGTCGGAATGCGACGGGCGGCGACATCAATGCCGGCATGGTGCGCCGAGGCATGGCTGTTTCCTATGGTGGTTACGGCAAGGAAGAGATCGAGGCGAAACGGGCGAAAGCGGGGCTGTGGGCCGGGACTTTCGAGCGGCCGCGCGATGTGCGTGATCATGCCCGCCACGAATCCGGTTCCGGCGACGCGCTGCGCTTCATCGGGCGGATCGTTGGATGGGAGTAA
- a CDS encoding DNA alkylation repair protein, with protein MIGRSSDPAELIAHLETLRSEENAAGMARFGIVTDRALGISNADIRAVARLAKRNHLRAMQLWRSNIREARLLALYTAEPKRLTPEEARNWAHDFDSWEVVDCAADLFVEAGLDELIPEFAADEREFVRRAAFAMIAGAAVHRKGATDTAILSWLPVIEAHSGDSRNFVRKAVNWALRSIGKRNRACHGPALGLAKLLAERPDKTARWIGRDAVRELSGERLLARLK; from the coding sequence ATGATCGGTCGCTCTTCCGATCCGGCTGAACTGATCGCGCATCTCGAAACGCTGCGCTCGGAGGAAAATGCCGCTGGAATGGCGCGATTCGGCATCGTCACCGACCGCGCCCTCGGAATTTCCAATGCTGATATCAGGGCGGTCGCCAGATTGGCGAAGAGGAATCACCTCAGGGCAATGCAGCTCTGGCGAAGCAATATTCGCGAGGCTCGGCTGCTCGCTCTCTATACCGCCGAGCCGAAGCGGCTGACGCCGGAAGAAGCCAGAAACTGGGCTCATGATTTCGACTCCTGGGAAGTCGTCGACTGCGCCGCCGATCTCTTCGTCGAGGCGGGCCTGGACGAGCTCATTCCTGAATTCGCTGCAGACGAGCGCGAATTTGTTCGTCGCGCCGCCTTCGCCATGATCGCGGGCGCCGCCGTACATCGAAAGGGCGCTACCGATACGGCCATCCTCTCCTGGCTGCCTGTGATCGAGGCGCATTCCGGCGATTCCCGCAACTTCGTACGCAAGGCGGTCAATTGGGCACTGCGCAGCATCGGCAAGCGCAATCGCGCCTGCCATGGACCGGCACTGGGGTTGGCGAAGCTGTTGGCTGAACGTCCAGATAAAACCGCCCGCTGGATCGGCAGGGATGCGGTCAGGGAGCTGAGCGGTGAAAGGCTGTTGGCACGGCTGAAATAG
- a CDS encoding NAD(P)-dependent oxidoreductase, with amino-acid sequence MAKVAFIGLGVMGFPMAGHLKTKGGHDVTVYNRTAERAAAWAEKFSGKSAPTPAEAAEGVDFVFVCVGNDDDLRSVTSGENGALHGMKPGSVLIDNTTASAEVARELYAAAKEKGVDFIDAPVSGGQAGAENGVLTVMCGGDEAVFERARPVIDAYARMVGLMGPAGSGQLTKMVNQICIAGLVQGLSEALHFGKRAGLDIEKVVEVISKGAAGSWQMENRHKTMNAGKYDFGFAVDWMRKDLGIVLAEARSNGAKLPVTALVDQFYGDVQAMGGNRWDTSSLLARLEK; translated from the coding sequence ATGGCTAAAGTCGCGTTCATCGGTCTCGGCGTCATGGGCTTCCCCATGGCCGGTCATCTGAAGACAAAGGGCGGCCACGATGTCACCGTCTACAATCGCACGGCCGAAAGAGCTGCTGCCTGGGCCGAGAAATTCTCCGGCAAATCCGCCCCCACTCCGGCCGAGGCAGCGGAAGGTGTCGATTTCGTCTTCGTCTGCGTCGGCAATGACGACGATCTCCGCTCGGTCACCTCAGGCGAAAACGGCGCCCTGCACGGCATGAAGCCGGGTTCGGTGCTGATCGATAACACCACCGCCAGCGCCGAGGTCGCCCGCGAGCTTTATGCCGCGGCAAAGGAAAAGGGTGTGGATTTCATCGACGCTCCGGTCTCTGGCGGCCAGGCCGGCGCCGAAAACGGAGTGCTGACCGTCATGTGCGGCGGCGATGAAGCCGTCTTCGAGAGAGCCCGGCCGGTGATCGACGCCTATGCGCGTATGGTCGGCCTGATGGGGCCAGCTGGCTCCGGACAGCTTACCAAGATGGTCAACCAGATCTGCATCGCTGGCCTCGTCCAGGGGCTTTCAGAAGCGCTGCACTTCGGCAAGCGCGCCGGCCTCGATATTGAAAAGGTCGTCGAGGTAATCTCGAAAGGCGCGGCCGGCTCCTGGCAGATGGAAAATCGCCACAAGACCATGAACGCCGGCAAATATGATTTCGGCTTCGCGGTCGACTGGATGCGGAAAGACCTTGGCATCGTGCTCGCCGAAGCCCGCAGCAACGGCGCCAAGCTGCCGGTCACCGCCCTCGTCGACCAGTTCTACGGCGATGTGCAGGCGATGGGCGGCAATCGTTGGGACACTTCTTCGCTGCTCGCCCGGCTTGAGAAATGA
- a CDS encoding diacylglycerol kinase, protein MTKPAVTKQTGFRHFIAAASYSWAGFLRVLKEAAFRQELGFFLISLAALVLVGATFGEIVVAVLLFLGLFSMEAMNTAVEEVIDRISPEISIVGKHAKDLGSFAVTCMIAACCLYLGFVLGKHLFFS, encoded by the coding sequence TTGACAAAGCCCGCGGTGACGAAGCAGACCGGATTTCGACATTTCATCGCCGCGGCCAGCTATTCCTGGGCAGGTTTCCTGCGCGTGCTGAAAGAGGCGGCCTTCCGCCAGGAGCTCGGTTTCTTCCTCATTTCGCTGGCGGCACTGGTGCTGGTGGGCGCCACTTTCGGTGAGATCGTCGTCGCGGTGCTGCTGTTCCTCGGGCTGTTTTCGATGGAGGCGATGAATACCGCCGTCGAAGAAGTGATCGACCGGATTTCACCGGAGATTTCGATCGTCGGCAAACATGCCAAGGATCTCGGTTCCTTTGCGGTGACCTGCATGATCGCCGCCTGCTGCCTCTATCTCGGATTCGTTCTCGGCAAGCACCTGTTTTTCAGTTGA
- a CDS encoding Lrp/AsnC family transcriptional regulator, with product MDRLDRKILRLLQEDSTLAVADLAKKVGLSTTPCWRRIQKMEEDGVIKRRVAILDPEKVNTKVTVFVSIRTATHSIEWLRRFSEVVAEFPEVVEFYRMSGDVDYLLRVVVPDIAAYDAFYKRMIAKIEIRDVSSAFAMEQIKYSTQLPLDYMILENAKSNED from the coding sequence ATGGACCGCCTCGACCGAAAAATACTGCGTCTGCTGCAAGAAGATTCGACCCTTGCCGTTGCCGACCTCGCCAAGAAGGTGGGGCTTTCGACGACGCCATGCTGGCGGCGCATTCAGAAAATGGAGGAAGATGGTGTCATCAAGCGTCGGGTCGCCATTCTCGATCCGGAGAAGGTCAATACCAAGGTCACGGTTTTCGTATCGATTCGCACCGCCACCCATTCGATCGAGTGGCTGCGCCGCTTTTCCGAGGTGGTTGCCGAATTTCCCGAAGTGGTCGAATTCTACAGAATGAGCGGTGACGTCGACTATCTCCTGCGAGTCGTCGTGCCCGATATCGCCGCCTACGACGCCTTCTATAAGCGGATGATCGCCAAGATCGAGATTCGCGACGTCTCCTCTGCCTTTGCGATGGAGCAGATCAAGTATTCGACGCAGCTGCCGCTCGACTACATGATTCTTGAGAACGCCAAATCCAACGAGGATTGA
- a CDS encoding porin — translation MNIRMVLLASAAAFAASTPVLAADAIVAAEPEPVEYVRVCDAYGTGYFYIPGTETCLKIEGYIRFQVDVGDQPLNGSASNDSDWDAKTRGQVQFTAKSDTEYGPLTGVIVMQFNADNASDQEAILDSAYLDVAGFRAGLFYSWWDDGLSGETDDIGSIVTLHNSIRYQYESGDFYAGLSVDELEDGFYKSGEGPNNVGVAFGLGGKAGAFSYQLTGGWDFDNEDGAIRAMGTVDIGPGTLGLAAVYSSGPNSYYSAAEWAVAAEYAIKATDKLKITPGVQYYGDYYVSGDDFSGGDAWKVGLTVDYQIVDNFYAKASVQYLDPEDADDSTSGYFRLQRSF, via the coding sequence ATGAACATCAGAATGGTTTTGCTCGCATCAGCAGCAGCATTTGCTGCATCGACGCCGGTTCTTGCAGCTGACGCTATTGTTGCTGCCGAGCCGGAACCGGTTGAATATGTTCGCGTCTGCGACGCTTACGGCACCGGCTACTTCTACATCCCCGGCACCGAAACTTGCCTCAAGATCGAAGGCTACATCCGTTTCCAGGTCGACGTTGGTGATCAGCCGCTCAATGGCTCGGCCAGCAACGATTCGGATTGGGATGCCAAGACCCGCGGTCAGGTTCAGTTCACGGCCAAGAGCGACACCGAGTATGGTCCGCTGACCGGCGTCATCGTCATGCAGTTCAATGCTGACAATGCCTCCGACCAGGAAGCTATTCTCGACTCCGCTTACCTCGACGTGGCGGGCTTCCGGGCCGGTCTCTTCTACAGCTGGTGGGACGATGGTCTTTCGGGTGAAACCGACGACATCGGCTCGATCGTAACGCTGCACAACTCCATCCGCTATCAGTACGAAAGCGGCGACTTCTACGCTGGTCTCAGCGTCGACGAACTGGAAGATGGCTTCTACAAGTCTGGCGAAGGCCCGAACAACGTCGGCGTTGCCTTCGGTCTCGGCGGCAAGGCAGGTGCCTTCAGCTACCAGCTCACCGGCGGTTGGGACTTCGACAACGAAGACGGCGCTATCCGCGCAATGGGTACGGTTGACATCGGCCCCGGCACGCTCGGCCTCGCTGCCGTATATTCTTCCGGCCCGAACTCCTACTACTCCGCAGCTGAATGGGCTGTCGCTGCCGAATACGCTATCAAGGCAACCGACAAGCTCAAGATCACCCCCGGCGTCCAGTACTACGGCGACTACTATGTCTCCGGCGACGACTTCAGCGGTGGTGATGCCTGGAAGGTTGGTCTGACGGTTGATTACCAGATCGTCGACAACTTCTACGCCAAGGCTTCGGTTCAGTACCTCGATCCGGAAGACGCTGACGACTCTACCTCGGGCTACTTCCGCCTGCAGCGTTCGTTCTAA